In Paucidesulfovibrio longus DSM 6739, a genomic segment contains:
- a CDS encoding glycosyltransferase, translating to MRVYYQLGEYVSHAQAGRANMAALAGAGHELVDDPAKAHVAVIHDEPPFLPGHLERLRREGLPAGTPVAAYCVFEAAPLPEAFAAPLQLADEVWTCSEFSRDIFAPRVQNVHVIPHAVERTEPAEADLARVAALLGHRDDTYWFYTIADAANRRKNLLAALRAFAGLRAELHPGQGSGQSPDQPRGPDFGSVRVGFVVKQYRHSLDLSHLPGVLSLEGEFTDGEIAALHRLCRCYVSPHRAEAWGLGLSEALAEGNRVIATGWSGNMTFMDERNSRPLPFRIVPVTETDLAALPPYFQAGMLWAEPDLAALQREMRRALRGTDPDMRLRAQAVTKRFSPARVGRMMTARLRALRPDRD from the coding sequence ATGCGCGTTTATTACCAGCTCGGAGAATACGTCAGCCACGCCCAGGCCGGGCGCGCGAACATGGCGGCCCTTGCCGGAGCCGGGCACGAGCTCGTGGACGATCCGGCAAAGGCCCACGTCGCCGTGATCCACGACGAGCCGCCCTTTCTGCCGGGCCACCTGGAGCGCCTGCGCCGGGAGGGCCTGCCTGCGGGAACGCCCGTGGCGGCCTATTGCGTGTTCGAGGCCGCGCCCCTGCCGGAGGCGTTCGCCGCTCCGCTGCAACTGGCGGACGAGGTCTGGACCTGTTCGGAGTTCAGCCGCGACATCTTCGCGCCCCGCGTGCAAAACGTGCACGTGATTCCGCACGCGGTCGAACGGACCGAACCCGCCGAGGCCGACCTGGCGCGGGTCGCCGCGCTTCTGGGCCACAGGGACGACACCTACTGGTTCTACACCATCGCGGACGCGGCCAACCGGCGCAAGAATCTCCTCGCGGCCCTGCGCGCCTTTGCCGGGCTGCGCGCCGAGCTGCATCCCGGCCAAGGTTCGGGCCAATCGCCCGACCAACCCCGCGGCCCGGATTTCGGCTCCGTGCGCGTGGGCTTCGTGGTCAAGCAATACCGCCACAGCCTGGATCTCTCGCACCTGCCCGGCGTGCTTTCCCTGGAGGGCGAGTTCACGGACGGCGAAATCGCCGCCCTGCACCGGCTCTGCCGCTGCTACGTCAGCCCGCACCGGGCCGAGGCCTGGGGACTGGGGCTGTCCGAAGCCCTGGCCGAGGGCAACCGCGTCATCGCCACGGGCTGGTCCGGCAACATGACCTTCATGGACGAGCGCAACAGCCGCCCCCTGCCCTTCCGGATCGTCCCGGTGACGGAAACGGACCTGGCCGCGCTGCCGCCGTATTTCCAGGCCGGAATGCTCTGGGCCGAACCGGACCTGGCCGCGCTCCAGCGCGAGATGCGCCGCGCCCTGCGCGGCACGGACCCGGACATGCGCCTGCGCGCCCAGGCCGTGACGAAACGCTTTTCCCCGGCCCGCGTGGGCCGGATGATGACCGCGCGGCTGCGCGCCCTGCGCCCGGACAGGGATTAG
- a CDS encoding glycosyltransferase family 4 protein, whose amino-acid sequence MTNSQSKRAAVRRIWGSLDPFLESGAVLGRKVANTGFLAALLAADPFDEYHFFLGDQEHRASQAELLRELFPASAEKCRVLDRRELPARLAREPYHCFHQSDCITYQPALARVRNAHSPAAFPITGVTHSLSYAGYAEAFLRHLWPGASPRDCVVCTSRAGRAAVEAYFRQLREGYGLGDEFGQPTLRRVPLGVDAAAITPAAPEQRAALRAELDLDPKRTVHLVFGRLSHFSKMDLLPLLRAFQRCFQDADPASGPRPENTTLVLAGWLDENDAFPATLERLAGNIGLDLRIFPRPGERRKLALFRAADVFLSVADNPQETFGLTVLEAAAAGLPAVVSDYDGYRDLVLPEETGLTVPTLGPDRSERLDLMAPLLFDNQYHLLLAQRTAVDIPALAGAIARLHADPALRGRLGGAARSRVERCYTWQAVMESYLELWDELWTLPAPPGFGQDRGAAHAPHPSQVGFARVFAGYASRNLSDGTRLRLGRTGEATYRRKDAPLIYPGLAGLVEEEGIRRLLFMARKPATAAELSEGLLAAGLCAGPEEARALLLWAVKHDLLETE is encoded by the coding sequence ATGACGAACAGCCAGAGCAAGCGCGCCGCAGTGCGCCGGATTTGGGGCAGCCTGGACCCGTTCCTGGAATCCGGGGCCGTATTGGGCCGCAAGGTGGCCAACACCGGATTTCTGGCCGCGCTGCTCGCGGCGGATCCCTTCGACGAGTACCATTTCTTCCTGGGCGACCAGGAGCACCGCGCTTCCCAGGCCGAGCTGCTGCGGGAGCTGTTTCCGGCCTCGGCGGAAAAATGCCGCGTGCTGGACCGGCGCGAGCTTCCGGCCCGGCTCGCCAGGGAGCCGTACCACTGCTTCCACCAGTCCGACTGCATCACCTACCAGCCCGCCCTGGCCCGCGTGCGCAACGCCCACAGCCCCGCCGCGTTCCCCATCACGGGCGTGACCCATTCCCTGTCCTACGCGGGCTACGCCGAGGCCTTCCTGCGGCACCTCTGGCCGGGCGCGTCCCCGCGCGACTGCGTGGTCTGCACCTCCCGCGCGGGCCGGGCCGCGGTGGAGGCGTATTTCCGCCAACTGCGCGAGGGCTACGGCCTGGGCGACGAGTTCGGCCAGCCCACGCTGCGGCGCGTGCCCCTGGGCGTGGACGCCGCCGCGATCACCCCGGCCGCGCCGGAGCAGCGCGCGGCCCTGCGCGCCGAGCTGGACCTGGACCCAAAGCGCACGGTCCATCTCGTCTTCGGCAGGCTCTCCCACTTTTCCAAGATGGACCTCCTGCCGCTGCTGCGCGCGTTTCAGCGCTGCTTCCAGGACGCGGACCCGGCAAGCGGCCCCCGGCCGGAAAACACCACGCTGGTCCTGGCGGGCTGGCTGGACGAAAACGACGCCTTTCCGGCCACGCTGGAACGGCTGGCCGGGAACATCGGCCTGGACCTGCGCATTTTTCCCCGGCCCGGCGAACGCCGCAAACTCGCGCTCTTCCGCGCGGCGGACGTGTTTCTCTCCGTCGCGGACAACCCGCAGGAAACCTTCGGCCTGACCGTGCTGGAGGCGGCAGCGGCCGGGCTGCCCGCCGTGGTTTCGGACTACGACGGCTACCGCGACCTCGTGCTGCCGGAAGAAACGGGGCTGACCGTGCCCACCCTGGGACCGGACCGCTCCGAGCGGCTCGACCTGATGGCTCCGCTGCTTTTCGACAACCAGTACCACCTGCTCCTGGCCCAGCGCACCGCCGTGGACATTCCGGCCCTGGCCGGGGCCATCGCGCGGCTGCACGCGGACCCGGCCCTGCGCGGGCGGCTGGGCGGGGCGGCCCGCAGCCGCGTGGAGCGCTGCTACACCTGGCAGGCGGTCATGGAGAGCTACCTGGAGCTCTGGGACGAGCTTTGGACCCTGCCCGCTCCGCCGGGCTTCGGCCAGGACCGGGGCGCCGCGCACGCGCCGCATCCCTCGCAGGTCGGCTTCGCGCGCGTCTTCGCGGGCTACGCCAGCCGCAACCTTTCGGACGGCACGCGCCTGCGCCTGGGCCGCACGGGCGAGGCCACCTACCGCCGCAAGGACGCGCCCCTGATCTATCCGGGCCTTGCCGGACTGGTGGAGGAAGAAGGCATCCGGCGGCTGCTGTTCATGGCCCGCAAGCCCGCGACCGCTGCGGAGCTGTCCGAGGGGCTGCTGGCCGCCGGGCTTTGCGCCGGGCCCGAAGAGGCCCGCGCCCTGCTGCTCTGGGCCGTGAAGCACGACCTGCTGGAGACGGAATGA
- a CDS encoding sensor domain-containing diguanylate cyclase translates to MNHEGRQETMWGLGLNDPEAARIQEAVGEGFELRNYPEGRAPLDEIAPEEQPGTTWIPWRIWESIPEQGKEAFREMEHTQRILIQDEDDRVMELDEVLEEGFLTAIRAPLTRDKVQDALFRAKEVTSLYSDIYRMTEEIILERELLKRKTDQLLFLNRFLTNATGSLDPAEILGQALDDLNLLLPVKLLQAAFWQRNAETGESEVELLLDARLGKDIEAKWIEFLLDTALRNEGGPIGGFQVEHMDTKGEPLPPEAGRSVILPLAGPQGQFGCLALLCDREIRLAKDQVQTLKSAVRHLGLALNNARLYREVKIRADRDGLTKLHNRQTFDRRLAVELKRSQRYGNSLALLMVDLDHFKQVNDTHGHAAGDMVLREVGALLQDSVRSCDIAARFGGEEFALLLPHTHEADAWKLADRIRRRIEKLRYNYAGKSLSITASIGVSSLAPGCLDKENDLLLRADQALYLAKANGRNTVATSAQCANSRSLSS, encoded by the coding sequence ATGAACCACGAAGGCAGACAGGAAACCATGTGGGGCCTGGGTCTGAACGACCCGGAAGCGGCCCGTATACAGGAAGCCGTGGGCGAGGGATTCGAGCTGCGCAACTATCCGGAGGGCCGCGCGCCCCTGGACGAGATCGCGCCCGAAGAGCAGCCCGGCACCACCTGGATCCCCTGGCGCATCTGGGAAAGCATTCCCGAGCAGGGCAAGGAAGCCTTTCGGGAGATGGAGCACACCCAGCGCATTCTCATCCAGGACGAGGACGACCGCGTCATGGAACTGGACGAGGTGCTGGAGGAGGGCTTTCTCACGGCCATCCGCGCGCCCCTGACCCGCGACAAGGTCCAGGACGCGCTCTTCCGGGCCAAGGAAGTCACCAGCCTCTACTCGGACATCTACCGCATGACCGAGGAGATCATCCTGGAGCGCGAGCTGCTCAAGCGCAAGACCGACCAGCTGCTCTTCCTGAACCGTTTCCTGACCAACGCCACGGGCAGTCTCGACCCGGCGGAAATCCTGGGCCAGGCCCTGGACGACCTGAACCTGCTCCTGCCCGTGAAGCTGCTCCAGGCCGCTTTCTGGCAGCGCAACGCCGAAACAGGGGAATCCGAGGTGGAACTGCTCCTGGACGCGCGCCTGGGCAAGGACATCGAGGCCAAGTGGATCGAATTTCTGCTCGACACCGCCCTGCGCAACGAGGGCGGCCCCATCGGAGGGTTCCAGGTCGAGCACATGGACACCAAGGGCGAGCCCCTGCCCCCGGAGGCCGGGCGCTCGGTGATCCTGCCCCTGGCCGGGCCGCAGGGCCAGTTCGGCTGCCTGGCGCTGCTGTGCGACCGCGAAATCCGGCTGGCCAAGGACCAGGTCCAGACCCTCAAGTCCGCCGTGCGGCACCTGGGGCTGGCCCTGAACAACGCCCGCCTCTACCGCGAGGTCAAGATCCGCGCGGACCGCGACGGTCTGACCAAGCTGCACAACCGCCAGACCTTCGACCGCCGCCTGGCCGTGGAACTCAAGCGCAGCCAGCGCTACGGCAATTCCCTGGCCCTGCTCATGGTCGATCTCGACCACTTCAAGCAGGTCAACGACACCCACGGCCACGCCGCGGGAGACATGGTCCTGCGCGAGGTGGGCGCGCTGCTCCAGGACTCCGTGCGCAGCTGCGACATCGCCGCGCGCTTCGGCGGCGAGGAGTTCGCCCTGCTCCTGCCCCACACCCACGAGGCCGACGCCTGGAAGCTGGCCGACCGCATCCGGCGGCGCATCGAGAAGCTGCGCTACAACTATGCGGGAAAGTCCCTGTCCATCACCGCCAGCATCGGGGTTTCCTCGCTTGCTCCCGGCTGCCTGGACAAGGAGAACGACCTGCTCCTGCGGGCGGACCAGGCCCTCTACCTGGCCAAGGCCAACGGCAGGAACACCGTGGCCACCTCGGCCCAGTGCGCGAACTCGCGGAGCCTGAGCAGCTAG
- a CDS encoding glycosyltransferase family protein has protein sequence MRTYIFLPPVKQAAGGITVLRQIAATLHAVGPGSGHEAALVLREPAQWTPSGLKGAAPELAWKDLALRPGDLWLVPEGWVNALAPGLEAGARCVSYVQNWAYLFSSLPENITWSRLPVEFLAVSEPVAHFVRETTGRDAPVLRPGIDRELFATPGSKPDGPVRIAYMPRKNKAQARQIQDIFHSRNPEAEVRWTPIEGMDAFGVARILARSHVFLMTGFPEGCPLPPLEAMASGCLSVGFSGYGGWDYMRPAQQNPRFTPWWPVRDVPWGGNGLWCADLDVLDAALLLEEAVAWVQGRTPAYAAALHNARLTADAYSLEAQQRDILDIWDGLRQG, from the coding sequence ATGCGCACCTACATCTTCCTTCCGCCGGTCAAGCAGGCCGCAGGCGGCATCACCGTGCTGCGGCAGATCGCCGCGACCCTGCACGCCGTCGGGCCGGGCTCCGGGCACGAGGCCGCCCTGGTCCTGCGCGAGCCCGCCCAGTGGACGCCCTCCGGACTCAAGGGCGCGGCCCCGGAGCTGGCCTGGAAGGATCTCGCGCTCCGGCCCGGCGACCTCTGGCTCGTGCCCGAGGGCTGGGTCAACGCCCTGGCCCCCGGCCTGGAAGCGGGCGCGCGCTGCGTCAGCTACGTCCAGAACTGGGCCTACCTCTTCTCCTCTCTGCCGGAAAACATCACCTGGAGCCGGCTGCCCGTGGAATTCCTGGCCGTGTCCGAACCCGTGGCCCACTTCGTGCGCGAGACAACGGGCCGCGACGCGCCCGTGCTCCGGCCCGGCATCGACCGCGAGCTTTTCGCCACGCCCGGCTCCAAGCCGGACGGCCCGGTGCGCATCGCCTACATGCCCCGCAAGAACAAGGCCCAGGCCCGCCAGATCCAGGACATCTTCCACTCCCGCAACCCGGAGGCCGAAGTCCGCTGGACGCCCATCGAGGGCATGGACGCCTTTGGCGTGGCCCGGATCCTGGCCCGCTCGCACGTCTTCCTGATGACGGGCTTTCCCGAGGGCTGCCCCCTGCCGCCCCTGGAAGCCATGGCCAGCGGCTGCCTCAGCGTGGGCTTTTCCGGCTACGGCGGCTGGGACTACATGCGCCCCGCCCAGCAAAACCCGCGCTTCACCCCCTGGTGGCCCGTGCGCGACGTGCCCTGGGGCGGCAACGGCCTCTGGTGCGCCGACCTCGACGTGCTCGACGCGGCCCTGCTGCTCGAAGAGGCCGTGGCCTGGGTGCAGGGCCGCACCCCCGCCTACGCCGCCGCGCTCCACAACGCCCGGCTCACCGCCGACGCCTACTCCCTGGAGGCGCAGCAACGCGACATTCTCGACATCTGGGACGGCCTGCGCCAAGGCTGA
- a CDS encoding ATP-binding protein → MSDEINAAPEGSASQQGERSGERPAATAAPERTGAAADAAPRRRRLRTSLRLQLFALLAALVLVAALWSGFTLWSNSRTQALVVRMVDQDVASLAVAQSLENELVMQKGYATYYFLNADDAWLEQLEKHREAFEERLVAARGMAQTAGARELLGRIEAEYLRYVLNKDRVIALYRDDKREAGARLHWEVRRQFDSLRDLCGRFRKLHERMIREAGAEYKAQARFVSALSWTAMPLALCLGLLLGWLLLRRVLDPIRRLAEEGGGFCELPPGRVMDEVKALSSRMELLVADMDQTHSKLVQSREHLMQAEKLAMVGKLAAGVAHSIRNPLTSVKMRLFSLERGLSMNDTQREDFEVISEEIAHLDTIIRNFLEFSRRPKLRVQQVSPSDIVDTTLDLLRHRFDSGGVELRLIRGRRLPEVGADPDQLKEVLANLLLNACEAMGPGGTITIREETGVMEPQGKVALIRIDDTGPGIPEHLREQVFDPFFSTKEEGTGLGLAIAKRIMEEHGGWLNLRTTGKGAGFVLVLPCRSEGVWHRY, encoded by the coding sequence ATGAGCGACGAAATCAACGCCGCGCCGGAAGGCTCGGCCTCGCAGCAGGGCGAACGCTCCGGGGAGCGGCCTGCCGCCACCGCCGCGCCGGAGAGGACCGGGGCCGCTGCGGACGCGGCCCCGCGCCGCAGAAGGCTGCGCACGAGCCTGCGGCTCCAGCTCTTCGCCCTGCTCGCGGCGCTGGTGCTGGTGGCCGCGCTCTGGTCCGGGTTCACGCTCTGGTCCAACAGCCGCACCCAGGCCCTGGTGGTGCGCATGGTGGATCAGGACGTGGCCTCCCTGGCCGTGGCCCAGTCCCTGGAGAACGAGCTGGTCATGCAGAAGGGCTACGCCACCTATTATTTTTTGAATGCGGACGACGCCTGGCTGGAGCAGCTGGAAAAGCATCGCGAAGCCTTCGAGGAACGGCTGGTGGCCGCAAGGGGCATGGCCCAGACGGCCGGAGCGCGCGAGCTGCTCGGACGCATCGAAGCCGAATACCTCCGCTACGTGCTGAACAAGGACCGGGTCATCGCGCTCTACCGCGACGACAAGCGCGAGGCCGGAGCCCGGCTGCACTGGGAGGTGCGCCGCCAGTTCGACTCCCTGCGCGACCTTTGCGGCCGCTTCCGCAAGCTGCACGAGCGGATGATCCGCGAGGCCGGGGCGGAATACAAGGCCCAGGCGCGCTTCGTTTCCGCGCTCTCCTGGACGGCCATGCCCCTGGCCCTGTGCCTGGGGCTGCTGCTGGGCTGGCTGCTGCTGCGCCGCGTGCTCGACCCGATCCGCAGGCTGGCCGAGGAGGGCGGCGGGTTCTGCGAGCTGCCCCCCGGGCGGGTCATGGACGAGGTCAAGGCGCTTTCCAGCCGCATGGAGCTGCTCGTGGCGGACATGGACCAGACCCACAGCAAGCTGGTGCAGAGCCGCGAACACCTGATGCAGGCCGAGAAGCTGGCCATGGTCGGCAAGCTGGCCGCGGGCGTGGCCCATTCCATCCGCAATCCGCTGACCTCGGTGAAGATGCGGCTGTTTTCCCTGGAGCGCGGGCTGAGCATGAACGACACCCAGCGCGAGGACTTCGAGGTCATCAGCGAGGAAATCGCGCACCTGGACACCATCATCCGCAATTTTCTGGAATTTTCGCGGCGGCCCAAGCTGCGCGTCCAGCAGGTCAGCCCGTCGGACATCGTGGACACCACCCTGGACCTGCTGCGCCACCGCTTCGACTCCGGCGGGGTGGAGCTGCGGCTCATCCGGGGCCGCAGGCTGCCGGAGGTCGGCGCCGATCCCGACCAGCTCAAGGAAGTCCTGGCCAACCTGCTGCTCAACGCCTGCGAGGCCATGGGCCCCGGCGGGACCATCACCATCCGCGAGGAAACGGGCGTCATGGAGCCCCAGGGCAAGGTCGCCCTGATCCGCATCGACGATACCGGGCCGGGCATCCCGGAGCACCTGCGCGAGCAGGTCTTCGATCCGTTCTTCTCCACCAAGGAGGAGGGCACGGGCCTGGGCCTGGCCATTGCCAAGCGCATCATGGAAGAACACGGCGGCTGGCTGAACCTGCGCACCACGGGCAAGGGCGCGGGCTTCGTGCTGGTGCTGCCCTGCCGCTCGGAGGGAGTATGGCACAGATACTGA
- a CDS encoding sigma-54-dependent transcriptional regulator, whose product MAQILIVDDDSQLRLSFERLLRSEGHEVRVAASGEAGVEAVRAQVPDLVVMDVRMPGMNGLQAFQRMREIEPRLQVIIMTAFASTDTAIEATKLGAFDYVLKPFDIPDILQLMGQALEAGRVMRGRVAMDAGPDTTEGEALIGRSGAMHEIYKAIGRVAPTEATVLIRGESGTGKELVARAVYQHSLRGQKPFVVINCVAIPETLLESELFGYEKGAFTGAVSRRVGKIEKAHGGTVFLDEIGDMPEGIQAKILRLLQEKKIERLGGHGAIPVDVRIIAATNRNLEAAVAEGRFREDLYYRLKVVSIYLPPLRERKDDIALLAEYFLARFSREMGMDNPGLTREAADFLRAQSWHGNVRELANKLHRAVIFSRGCPVGPDELALAAEERQEEPGGGGDGSDPVRAWVRRSLASHGGGDAFEAIVNAVGKIAVGEALEMTGNNRTRAAKLLGMSRPTLLARIEKYGLKVGTRVS is encoded by the coding sequence ATGGCACAGATACTGATCGTGGACGACGATTCCCAGCTGCGGCTGAGCTTCGAGCGGCTGCTCCGCTCCGAGGGCCACGAGGTCCGCGTGGCCGCGTCCGGCGAGGCCGGAGTGGAGGCCGTGCGCGCCCAGGTGCCGGACCTCGTGGTCATGGACGTGCGCATGCCGGGCATGAACGGGCTTCAGGCCTTTCAGCGCATGCGCGAGATCGAGCCCCGGCTCCAGGTGATCATCATGACCGCGTTCGCGTCCACGGACACGGCCATCGAAGCCACCAAGCTCGGCGCCTTCGACTACGTGCTCAAGCCCTTCGACATCCCGGACATCCTTCAGCTCATGGGCCAGGCCCTGGAAGCCGGGCGGGTCATGCGGGGCCGCGTGGCCATGGACGCCGGGCCGGACACCACGGAAGGCGAGGCGCTCATCGGCCGGTCCGGGGCCATGCACGAGATCTACAAGGCCATCGGCCGGGTCGCGCCCACGGAAGCCACGGTGCTCATCCGGGGCGAGTCCGGAACGGGCAAGGAATTGGTGGCCCGCGCCGTGTACCAGCACAGCCTGCGCGGGCAGAAGCCCTTCGTGGTCATCAACTGCGTGGCCATCCCGGAAACGCTGCTGGAGAGCGAGCTTTTCGGCTACGAGAAGGGCGCGTTCACCGGGGCTGTCAGCCGGCGGGTGGGCAAGATCGAAAAGGCCCACGGCGGCACCGTGTTCCTGGACGAGATCGGAGACATGCCCGAAGGCATCCAGGCCAAGATATTGCGGCTTCTCCAGGAAAAGAAAATCGAGCGCCTGGGCGGTCACGGAGCCATTCCCGTGGACGTGCGCATCATCGCGGCCACGAACCGCAACCTCGAGGCCGCCGTGGCCGAGGGCCGCTTCCGCGAAGACCTCTACTACAGGCTCAAGGTCGTCAGCATCTACCTGCCGCCCCTGCGCGAGAGAAAGGACGACATCGCCCTGCTCGCCGAGTACTTCCTGGCCCGTTTTTCCAGGGAGATGGGCATGGACAATCCCGGCCTGACCCGCGAGGCCGCGGACTTCCTCCGCGCGCAGAGCTGGCACGGCAACGTGCGGGAGCTGGCCAACAAGCTGCACCGCGCCGTGATCTTCAGCCGGGGCTGCCCCGTGGGACCGGACGAACTGGCCCTGGCCGCGGAGGAGCGCCAGGAGGAGCCCGGCGGGGGCGGCGACGGAAGCGACCCGGTGCGGGCCTGGGTGCGCCGGAGCCTGGCCAGCCACGGCGGCGGCGACGCCTTCGAGGCCATCGTCAACGCCGTGGGCAAGATCGCCGTGGGCGAGGCCCTGGAGATGACCGGCAACAACCGCACCCGTGCGGCCAAGCTGCTGGGCATGTCGCGGCCCACGCTGCTCGCGCGCATCGAAAAGTACGGACTCAAGGTCGGCACCAGGGTCAGCTGA
- a CDS encoding SulP family inorganic anion transporter, translating to MPTAVLSRFQAHLPASVRCFRQGYSLSSLRSDLLSGLTVGIVALPLSMAFAIASGTTPERGLFTAIVAGIVISLLGGSRFQIGGPTGAFVVIIAGVIARHGYEGLVLATLLAGAGLVVLGMLGFGKLLKFIPYPVITGFTAGIGVLIFTTQIKDFFGLSIENIPADFPGRVRACFAAMPGFDHTSLWLGAATMLSMLLIRRFVPRIPAPIVGIVVATAAAWAFGLDVETIGTRFGGIPASLPHFSLPSGFAPHIREVIPDAMTLMLLAGIESLLSAVVADGMTGDRHDASTELVAQGLANLGSVLFGGIPATGAIARTATNIRAGAQTPLSGVIHSLSLVAFMLACAPLASHIPLTSLAAVLMIVAWDMSEAHRFRRLLRAPKSDSAVMLITFLLTVFVDLTVAVEVGVVLAAMLFMRRMSDLSGIEPVNQCLLPVVRGVADAGHRLPKTVVYEISGPMFFGMAQRFIDVMRFTRQAPEAIVLHMAQVPSIDATGEEALKSVVRQGHARGIRMVLSGVQPRVRAVFERMGTRQLLGAENIFPDLATAMAAIEAPDQGAGQDTDQG from the coding sequence GTGCCGACCGCTGTTTTGTCCCGCTTTCAGGCGCACCTGCCCGCCAGCGTCCGTTGCTTCCGTCAGGGATATTCCCTTTCCTCCCTGAGGTCCGACCTCCTTTCCGGCCTCACGGTGGGCATCGTGGCCCTGCCGCTGTCCATGGCCTTTGCCATCGCCTCGGGCACCACGCCCGAGCGCGGCCTGTTCACGGCCATCGTGGCGGGCATCGTGATTTCGCTCCTGGGCGGCTCCCGCTTTCAGATCGGCGGTCCCACAGGCGCGTTCGTGGTCATCATCGCCGGGGTCATCGCCCGCCACGGCTACGAGGGGCTGGTGCTGGCGACGCTCCTGGCCGGAGCCGGGCTCGTGGTCCTGGGGATGCTCGGATTCGGCAAGCTGCTCAAGTTCATCCCCTATCCCGTGATCACCGGGTTCACCGCGGGCATCGGCGTGCTCATCTTCACCACCCAGATCAAGGACTTCTTCGGCCTGAGCATAGAAAACATCCCGGCGGACTTTCCGGGCCGGGTGCGGGCCTGCTTCGCGGCCATGCCCGGCTTCGACCACACCTCCCTCTGGCTGGGCGCGGCCACCATGCTTTCCATGCTCCTGATCCGGCGCTTCGTCCCGCGCATTCCCGCGCCCATCGTGGGCATCGTGGTGGCCACCGCAGCGGCCTGGGCCTTCGGGCTGGACGTGGAAACCATCGGCACCCGGTTCGGCGGCATTCCCGCGAGCCTGCCGCACTTCTCCCTGCCCTCGGGCTTTGCGCCGCATATCCGGGAGGTCATCCCCGACGCCATGACCCTCATGCTGCTGGCCGGAATCGAATCCCTGCTCAGCGCCGTGGTCGCGGACGGCATGACCGGGGACCGGCACGACGCCTCCACCGAGCTGGTGGCCCAGGGGCTGGCCAATCTCGGCTCCGTCCTCTTCGGGGGCATTCCGGCCACAGGGGCCATCGCCCGCACCGCCACGAACATCCGCGCGGGCGCGCAAACGCCCCTGTCCGGCGTGATCCATTCCCTTTCCCTGGTGGCCTTCATGCTCGCCTGCGCGCCCCTGGCCTCGCACATTCCCCTGACCAGCCTCGCGGCCGTGCTCATGATCGTGGCCTGGGACATGAGCGAGGCGCACCGCTTCCGCCGACTGCTGCGCGCGCCCAAGTCCGACTCCGCGGTCATGCTCATCACCTTCCTGCTCACGGTCTTCGTGGACCTGACCGTGGCCGTGGAAGTGGGCGTCGTGCTCGCGGCCATGCTCTTCATGCGGCGCATGAGCGATCTTTCCGGCATCGAGCCGGTGAACCAGTGCCTGCTGCCCGTGGTGCGGGGCGTGGCCGACGCCGGGCACCGCCTGCCCAAGACCGTGGTCTACGAGATTTCCGGACCCATGTTCTTCGGCATGGCCCAGCGCTTCATCGACGTGATGCGCTTCACCCGGCAGGCTCCGGAAGCCATCGTCCTGCACATGGCCCAGGTGCCGAGCATCGACGCCACGGGCGAGGAAGCCCTGAAATCCGTGGTGCGCCAGGGACATGCGCGCGGCATCCGCATGGTGCTCTCCGGCGTGCAGCCGCGCGTGCGCGCCGTGTTCGAGCGCATGGGCACGCGGCAGCTGCTGGGCGCGGAAAACATCTTTCCGGATCTGGCCACGGCCATGGCCGCGATCGAGGCCCCGGACCAGGGCGCGGGGCAGGACACGGACCAGGGTTGA